In the Candidatus Baltobacteraceae bacterium genome, one interval contains:
- a CDS encoding DNA translocase FtsK has product MSSRVRRKPAAKTRLRLQGELVGIAALGLAVFFGIALALPSARAGFVGSLTAWTLHALFGAAAIYLPVLVALIGAIVFLEINVPQMIAVLGGAALGYFLIVCAVYGPMGGFFGSHLWDALRWLFGTAGATIVIILSALGLTVWVTNVSLKRTIGFTIKHVMAFVRMLRAARPASTGEKPQLPAVQSPKTLREAFNLPEVERAEEPAHAPIVPVPSYTIVETVVPPPTPTTIEPKVLHDSGEPEAMEFDDEDLEDDEDLDDEEDLDDEDEDDEDEDDDEAEDAAPAAVSGEYQPAPIAVVASADYRLPDLGMFDPPQVQKNDDASRAVLLEDTLSSFGVGGKVVHIERGPAITRYELKPERGVKIARISSLADDIALALAATSIRIEAPIPGKSAVGIEVPNSIVSVVAIREILEALPNRGTIPPLPMALGKDITGRPVIGDLGKMPHLLVAGATGSGKSVCLNTIIASLLVSATPKQVQLLMIDPKRVELIVYNGIPHLVTDVVTDPRMAAGALFDMTKKMDERYERFARAGVRKIEEYNAKFPEEPLPHVVIVIDELADLMLVAPAKVETTICRLAQLARATGIHLVVATQRPSVDVITGIIKANIPSRISFAVSSQIDSRTILDMPGAERLLGRGDMLYLPIDAPKPVRVQGAFVTVGEINRLVAHWAAQANPENRVDLEIVPIADDEEKRNIDPLAYEAAKFIIETSFASTAQLQTRFSIGHPRAVRIMKQLEDFKVVGPHEGTKPRRILLGVAELETIAPRLGKDDSGQGNLFAQGA; this is encoded by the coding sequence ATGTCGTCTCGCGTTCGCCGGAAACCGGCGGCAAAGACGCGGCTCCGCCTTCAAGGCGAGCTTGTCGGAATCGCGGCCCTTGGGCTCGCGGTCTTTTTCGGGATCGCGCTGGCTTTGCCGTCGGCGCGCGCGGGCTTCGTCGGTTCGCTAACCGCCTGGACGTTGCACGCGCTCTTCGGTGCGGCCGCAATCTATCTGCCGGTACTCGTGGCCTTGATCGGAGCGATCGTCTTCCTCGAAATCAACGTTCCGCAGATGATCGCGGTTCTCGGCGGTGCGGCGCTCGGCTACTTCCTCATCGTGTGTGCCGTGTACGGTCCGATGGGCGGCTTCTTCGGTTCGCATTTATGGGACGCGCTGCGCTGGCTATTCGGCACAGCGGGCGCAACGATCGTCATCATTCTCTCTGCGCTTGGGCTCACGGTGTGGGTGACAAATGTTTCGCTCAAGCGCACGATCGGATTCACGATCAAGCACGTCATGGCGTTCGTGCGCATGTTGCGCGCGGCACGACCTGCGAGCACGGGTGAGAAGCCGCAGCTTCCCGCCGTGCAAAGTCCAAAGACGCTTCGCGAAGCGTTCAACTTACCCGAAGTCGAGCGCGCGGAAGAGCCGGCACACGCACCGATCGTTCCCGTCCCTTCCTATACTATCGTCGAGACCGTGGTGCCGCCGCCGACGCCCACGACGATCGAACCGAAAGTGTTGCACGATTCGGGTGAGCCCGAAGCGATGGAATTCGACGACGAGGATCTCGAAGACGACGAAGATCTCGACGACGAGGAAGACCTCGACGATGAAGACGAGGACGACGAAGACGAAGACGACGACGAGGCCGAGGATGCTGCACCGGCCGCTGTAAGCGGCGAGTATCAGCCAGCGCCGATCGCCGTCGTCGCGTCGGCCGATTATCGCCTGCCGGATCTGGGGATGTTCGATCCGCCGCAAGTGCAGAAAAACGATGACGCGAGCCGCGCAGTCTTGCTCGAAGATACGCTCTCGAGCTTCGGCGTCGGGGGAAAGGTCGTCCACATCGAGCGCGGTCCTGCGATTACACGTTACGAGCTCAAGCCGGAGCGCGGCGTCAAGATTGCGCGCATCTCGTCGCTCGCCGACGACATAGCGCTCGCGCTGGCGGCCACGTCGATTCGGATCGAGGCGCCGATTCCGGGCAAGTCTGCTGTCGGCATTGAGGTGCCAAACTCGATCGTCTCGGTCGTCGCGATTCGCGAAATTCTCGAAGCGCTTCCGAATCGCGGTACGATTCCACCGCTGCCCATGGCGCTGGGAAAAGATATTACCGGCCGGCCCGTCATCGGCGATCTTGGCAAGATGCCGCATTTGCTCGTGGCCGGCGCAACCGGTTCCGGCAAGAGCGTCTGTCTGAATACGATCATCGCGTCGTTGCTGGTCTCGGCGACGCCCAAACAAGTGCAGCTCTTGATGATCGATCCGAAGCGCGTTGAGCTGATCGTCTACAACGGCATCCCACACTTGGTGACCGACGTCGTCACCGATCCGCGCATGGCCGCCGGCGCACTGTTCGACATGACGAAGAAGATGGACGAACGCTACGAACGTTTCGCGCGCGCCGGCGTTCGCAAGATCGAAGAGTACAACGCAAAGTTTCCCGAGGAGCCGCTGCCGCACGTCGTGATCGTGATCGACGAGCTGGCCGATTTGATGTTGGTTGCGCCGGCCAAAGTCGAGACGACGATCTGCCGTCTCGCGCAGCTGGCGCGCGCGACCGGAATCCACTTGGTCGTCGCGACGCAGCGTCCGTCGGTCGACGTCATCACCGGCATCATAAAGGCCAACATTCCTTCGCGCATCTCGTTCGCGGTCTCGTCACAAATCGACTCACGCACGATCCTCGACATGCCCGGTGCGGAACGACTGCTCGGGCGCGGGGACATGTTGTATCTTCCGATCGATGCGCCCAAACCGGTGCGCGTGCAGGGCGCGTTCGTGACGGTCGGCGAGATCAATCGGCTCGTCGCGCATTGGGCCGCACAGGCAAATCCGGAAAACCGCGTCGATCTCGAGATCGTCCCGATCGCGGACGACGAGGAAAAGCGCAACATCGATCCACTCGCGTACGAAGCTGCGAAGTTCATCATCGAGACGAGCTTCGCGTCGACGGCGCAGCTGCAAACGCGTTTCTCGATCGGACACCCGCGCGCGGTGCGCATCATGAAGCAGCTCGAGGATTTCAAAGTCGTCGGACCGCACGAAGGAACGAAGCCTCGGCGCATTTTGCTCGGCGTCGCCGAGCTCGAGACGATCGCGCCGCGGCTCGGCAAAGACGATAGCGGCCAAGGCAATCTCTTCGCGCAAGGGGCGTAG
- a CDS encoding phosphatase PAP2 family protein, with product MGFAFFAYHSGLFQTYAVLCVLTILGAIWMPRWRGRVAFAIGALLLTWIISDRFKDFFHRPRPDHWLLVHESSASYSSGHSALGLAFYGLWALMIWRSGLPLGVRLAVSGLLFAWSVVIDWSRLAMGAHFPTDIVGGWLLAIAVVGALRAATLVVEAKEPRLE from the coding sequence TTGGGGTTCGCGTTCTTCGCATACCACAGCGGTCTGTTTCAAACGTACGCCGTGCTTTGCGTGCTCACGATCCTCGGCGCGATCTGGATGCCGCGCTGGCGCGGACGCGTTGCGTTTGCGATCGGAGCATTGCTGCTGACGTGGATCATCAGCGACCGCTTCAAGGATTTTTTCCATCGCCCGCGCCCCGATCACTGGTTGCTCGTGCACGAGAGCTCGGCATCGTATTCGAGCGGGCATTCAGCGCTTGGCCTCGCGTTCTACGGGCTGTGGGCGCTGATGATTTGGCGATCCGGCCTTCCGCTGGGCGTGCGCCTCGCCGTAAGCGGCCTGCTCTTTGCGTGGTCGGTCGTCATCGACTGGTCGCGGCTCGCCATGGGCGCGCACTTTCCGACCGACATCGTCGGCGGCTGGCTCCTCGCGATTGCCGTCGTCGGCGCCCTGCGCGCTGCGACCCTAGTCGTGGAGGCAAAGGAACCACGCTTAGAATAG
- a CDS encoding CofH family radical SAM protein has protein sequence MATAILDPALKPIEHKLDEGIPLSLEDGMTLWRTSDLHTLGRLAKTQKERKSGKNVYYVLNRYINSTNVCYAACKFCSFARGEKEEGAIRMSADQVFDKVFETGANFNQIHIVGGHDPRQLSLDYWLPLMRRMRERAPHVQLSLFTAAEIDYLSRRHRLSHHDTLVKLHEAGLDNINGGGAEIFAKRFRDLVCPNKVTTEDWLKVHEEAHRVGIASNATMLYGTIETLEERLEHLILLRESQTRSPGFNAFIPLAFHPDGNSLSDCGWTSGLDDIRMFATARLMLHNFDHIKAYWMIQGLQVCQLALNFGADDMDGTHGSTDEERIYHSAGTQSGQYVDDREFRRLIEEAGYVPVRRNSTYETFPYDWTPELAIA, from the coding sequence ATGGCTACGGCGATTTTGGATCCGGCACTCAAGCCGATCGAGCACAAGCTCGACGAGGGAATTCCCCTCTCGCTCGAAGACGGGATGACCCTCTGGCGCACGAGCGATTTGCATACACTCGGTCGCCTGGCGAAGACGCAAAAAGAGCGCAAGAGCGGCAAGAACGTCTACTACGTGCTCAACCGCTACATCAACTCGACGAATGTTTGCTATGCCGCCTGCAAGTTCTGTTCGTTTGCGCGCGGCGAAAAAGAAGAAGGCGCCATCCGGATGTCGGCCGACCAGGTCTTCGATAAGGTTTTCGAGACCGGCGCGAACTTCAATCAAATTCACATCGTCGGCGGCCACGATCCACGTCAGCTTTCGCTGGACTACTGGCTACCGCTGATGCGCCGCATGCGCGAGCGTGCACCGCACGTGCAGCTCTCGCTGTTCACGGCGGCAGAGATCGACTACCTCTCGCGCCGGCATCGTTTGAGTCACCACGACACGCTCGTGAAGCTGCACGAAGCCGGGCTCGACAACATCAACGGCGGCGGCGCCGAGATCTTCGCCAAACGCTTCCGCGATCTCGTTTGCCCCAATAAAGTGACGACCGAAGATTGGCTGAAGGTTCACGAAGAGGCGCATCGCGTCGGGATCGCATCCAATGCGACAATGCTTTACGGAACGATTGAGACGCTCGAAGAACGGCTCGAACACCTGATCTTGTTGCGCGAATCGCAAACGCGCTCGCCGGGTTTCAACGCGTTCATCCCGCTTGCGTTCCATCCTGACGGCAATTCTCTGTCGGACTGCGGTTGGACGAGCGGCCTCGACGACATCCGGATGTTCGCAACAGCGCGCTTGATGTTGCACAACTTCGACCACATCAAGGCATACTGGATGATTCAGGGCTTGCAGGTTTGCCAGCTCGCGCTGAACTTCGGGGCCGATGATATGGACGGCACGCACGGCTCGACCGATGAAGAACGCATCTACCACAGCGCAGGGACGCAGTCGGGACAGTACGTCGACGATCGCGAGTTCCGCCGTTTGATCGAGGAAGCCGGCTACGTGCCGGTTCGAAGAAACTCAACGTACGAGACATTCCCGTACGATTGGACTCCCGAGCTGGCAATTGCCTGA